The following nucleotide sequence is from Kiritimatiella glycovorans.
TGTCTCGATAAACTCGGTGAACACAAAGCCGATCTGTTTTCGTTTCTAAAGACACAGTGGCGCCTGTTGTTCGACGCTTCCTACGAGGTGCTGCTTTATGACCTGACCAGCACCTATTTTGAATGCGACGTGCCCGAACGCGAAGGGCTGCGCAAGTTCGGCTACAGTCGGGACAAGCGATCCGACTGCGTGCAGGTGGTCATTGCGCTGATCGTCACGCCCGAGGGCTTTCCGGTCGCCTACGAGGTGATGCCCGGGAACACCTCGGATAAAACGACCCTGCCGGACTTCCTGCGCAGGATCGAGGCGCAGTACGGGAAGATGAACCGGCTCTGGATCATGGACCGGGGCATCCCGACCGAGGACGCGCTCGAACAGATGCGAGCAGAAGGCGCGAGCTATCTGGTGGGCACGCCGCGCGGGCGGCTCAGCAAGCTCGAGGACCAGCTCTTCGGTCAACCGTGGAGGCAGGTGCAGGAGCAGATCGAGGTCAAGCTGGCCCGCGACGGGGAGGATCTTTACGTCCTCACCCGCAGCGGAAGTCGCTGCGATAAAGAGCGCTCCATGCGACAGCGCAAACTCAAGAAGCTCTGGAAGCGCCTGCATCAACTGGGGGGCATGAAAAACCTCAAGCGCGACGAACTTTTGCTGAAACTGGGTGCCGCCAAACAGGAAGCGGGCAAAGCCTGGGGTCTGGTGGACCTCCGCCTTCCCCAACCCCGCGAGGCCGTTACGCCGGAGAGCTTTCACTTCCGGCTGAACCGCAAAAAACTGCGTAAAGCCCGTCGAGGTGAAGGCACCTACCTGTTGCGCACCAATCTGGCGGCCGAACAGCCCGAAGAGCTGTGGAAGCAATACATGGTCCTGAACGAGGTCGAGCAGGCCTTCAAGGAGCTGAAGAATGATCTGGATATCCGCCCGGTGTATCACCAGAAGGATGAGCGGATCGAAGCGCACATCTTCGTGTCATTTTTGAGCTACGCTCTGCAAGTCACGCTGAAACAGCGGGCCAAAGCCAGGGCCCCGGGCTTGACCCCCCGCGCCATCCTGGAAAAGTTCAAAGCCGTGCAGATGATCGATGTGCACCTGCCCACGACCGACGGGCGCACCCTGATCCTGCCGCGCTACACGCAACCGGAGAAAGACCTTCAGCTTCTGCTGCACCAGCTCAACCTGACGCTTCCGGAACAACCACCCCCTCGGCTTGAAGAGCTGAAGAAAAAATGTGGGGCAGACCTTTGAACTGAAATCGAAGAAAAAAGGCGTTTTCGCCGCCGAACAGGGAAAGACGGGTTAACGAAGTCTTGCTCAAGGCGGCGGAGCTGCTGGTCAACCAGATAGTTGGTTTGATGAATAAGGCAGATGGCAATGTTGGCGACGGTTTCCGGCGGGCGGGTTTCGACAAATTCCCGGTAGAGTTCAAAGGTCTGCGGCTCTTGTCGTCCTAAATTGCGGACGAAGAGCGCCTCTTTACTGTTCGGCTCCCAGATGGTCAGGTCGCGGACGCGGAGAAAGTCGAGGTAGTCGTCGAGCAGTTCTTCGAGGCTGGCGCGCGCGACGTTGGTGAGTTTGATTTCCGTTTCCTTGGAGGTGAGGGCGGCTTTGCTGCCTTCGAGAATGTTTTTCTTTCCGGATCGGGCCGACTGAATCATCTGGTCAACGGTCCGGTCGCCGCGCGACAGGTATTTATGCGCGAAGCGAAAGGTAATGTCGTAGACGACTTCCGCTTTCTGGAATGAGAGCAGGGTTTGGTAGTCGCCACTTGGCGGGAGCACGGGATGAGAGTCATGGGAGCCATGAGATTCATGCGACTCATTCTTCTCATTCGTTCTCATCTTATTCCCCCCGTTTAATTAGGCGAACGGACCTTTAATTCGGCAGTTCACATAACACTTCTCACGCAAACCGAAAAAAGAGGGATAGGCTCGACGTGAAGTCAGAACCGCTTTATTCGTGGATTTTTGTGGGAAAGGGCAGAAGGGGAAGCACGAGGACCGCTTCGTTGAGTACGAGCACGATTCGGCGTACGGGTATCCGGGCCGCGGACGGCCCGGATCTCACCACAAAAATCTGCGAAGAGCCCCTCATCCCGAATCACGGATGACCAGTTTGCCGGGGAAAAGGATCTCCTCCGGATCGGCGGGCGTCATGAGCGATTCGAAAACGCGCCCGGCCATGGCGTCCACGTCCTGGCGGACGGTGGTCAGCGCAGGAATAAACTTTGCCGCGAAGGGGATGTCGTCGAACCCCGTGACCGCGACTTCACCCGGCACGTCGATCCCGCGCTCGTGCAGGGCCTTGAGCGCGCCCATGGCCATGCGATCCGTCGCGCAGACCAGCGCATCGGCCCTCGCTCCCGAGCCCGGCCACCGGCGCGCGGATTCGTATCCGGCCTCGAAGCCGCCGGACGATTGAGGCGCCGCGGCTGTGAATCCGAGTCCCGCGTCACGGGCGGCGTCGCGCAGCTTGCGTTCGCGCAGCCGGTGCGCGGGCAGTTTCTGAGAGAGAAATCGCAGTCGCCGCCGGTCGTGTGCGGCGAGATGATCGATCAGCTTTTCCGCCGCGTCCTCTTCGTCCGTAGTCAGCCGCACGCTGCGCTCCTCTGAAGGACCGTGCCCCACACGCACCACCGGCAGCTGCGTGAACGACTCCAGCCACGGTGCCCCGGCGTCGGATCCCACGATGATCAGCGCGTCGATCGCGTGCTTGTGCAGCGGCCGCAGATCCCGTTCGTCCGGAACCCGGTTGACAAATCCGGCCAGCACCAGCGAGTACTCATGCCTGTGGGCCTGCTCCTGGATCCGATGAATCATCATCCCGAAAAAGGGGTCGTTGAAGTCGTAGACCGCCACGCCGACCGTCCGGGTCGCCTTGCCCTTCAGCGATAACGCCGCCGCGTTCGGCACATACCCCAGCCGCTCCGCCGTCTCCAGCACACGCTGCTGCGTCGCCGCCGCAATGCCGATCTCGTCCGCCGTGCCCGAAAGCACGCGCGAGACCAGCGCCACCGAGACGCCCAGCCGCTCCGCAATGTTCCGCTGACTCACCATAATAAGAGGGCAGTATGACGGGGAATCGGCCACGAAAACAAGCAGGACATGAAGCTGACCCCTCTTCATGCCCTTGCCGTATTTGTGATGAATCAGATCTTGCCGGTCCCGAAGAAACACTCTATATTCTCAAACCATTGAGTAAAGCTGAGGGAGCCTGATGTATGAACGATTATTTTGATCTCGGCGGCCGGGTGGTCGCGGTCACGGGGGCGGCGGGCGTGCTGGCGGGCGGTACGGCGCGCTATCTCCAGCAGCGGGGGGCGACGGCGGTCTACCTCGATCTGGAGGGGGAGCGCCTGGACGCGGCGCTGGAACAGGCGAAGGGCATTTCCGATAAGTGCGCGGCGTTTCCGTGTGATGTGCTCGACCGCGACCGGCTGGCGCAGGTGCGCGACGAGGTAAAGCGCACATTCGGCCGCGTGGATGCCCTGATCAACGGCGCGGGCGGCAATATGGCCGGGGCGACGATCGGTCCGGAGCAGGAGGTGTTCGATCTGGAGGTCGAGGCCTACGACAGGGTGCTCGATCTGAACCTGAAGGGCACGGTTCTGCCGACGCTGGCGTTCGCGGAGGCGTTCCGGGAACAGCGCGCGGGGTGCGTGGTCAATTTTTCGTCCATGGCCGCCGGGCGGGCGCTGACCCGCGTGCTGGGGTACTCCAACGCCAAGGCGGCGGTGGAGAACTTCACGCGCTGGATGGCGACCGAGCTGGCGCAAAAGTACGGCGACGGTCTGCGCGTCAATGCCGTCGCGCCGGGATTCTTTATCGGCGAACAGAACCGGAGGCTCCTTACGAACGAGGACGGATCCTACACGGAGCGCGGCCGGCAGGTGATCGATCAGACGCCGTTCGGCCGTTTCGGTGAGGCGCACGAGGTCTACGGTACGGTCCATTACCTGCTTTCCGACGCGGCGTCGTTCGTAACCGGCGCGGTGATCCCCATCGACGGCGGGTTTTCAGCCTACAGCGGAGTGTGAATCATGACGGATCATCAATGGGAACTTTTATGCCGGATCGTTGCGGGGGAGGCGGTCGAGACGCCTCCGGTCGGATTCATCATCGACAGCCCGTGGCTGCCGGGCTGGCACGGGGTGAGCACCCTCTCGTACTACGCCTCCGACCGCGCCTGGCTGGAGGCCAACCTGAATGCGGTCGAGTCCTTCCCGGAGGTGATGTTCATCCCGGGGTTCTGGTCGGAGTTCGGGATGTGTACCGAACCCTCGGCGTTCGGTGCAAAATGCAGCTGGGAGACCGATGCGCTGCCGCACGCCCACCGCGTGATTACCGAGGCGGCCCGGGCGGGCGAGATCGCCAAGCCCGATGTGCGCCGGGACGGGCTGCTGCCTTTCGTGATCGAACGGCTCGCCGGCGCACAGCCGGCCATGCGCGAGGCCGGCCATGAAATCCGCTTCGCCGTATCCCGTGGCCCGCTCAATATCGCCTCGTTCCTGATGGGGACCACCGAGTTTCTGCTCGCGCTCTACACCGAGCGCGAGGCGTGCGAGGCGCTGCTGAAGACCATTACCGATTTTGTCGTCGACTGGATCGGATATCAGAAGGAGCGGTTCGATACGATCGATGCCGTGCTCGTGCTCGACGACATCGTGGGGTTTGTGGGCGAGGAGGATTACCTTCAGTTCGCCCATCCTTACCTGGAGCGGATCTTCCAGTCGTTCCCGTTCAGTGTGAAGGCCTTTCACAATGATGCCAAAGGGCTGGTGTGCGCCCCGCATCTCTCCGGGGCCGGCATCAACCTGTTCAATTTCGCCTTTGAACACGGGTTGGATGAAATGCGCGCGTTGTGCGGGGAAGAGGTGACGTTGTGGGGTAACCTGCCGCCGCGCGATACCCTGGCCGCGCAGTCCCCGGACGAAGTGCGCGCCGCAGCGGCCGACATGGTGCGCGGCTGTACCGATCCCCGCCGCGTGCTGTTTTCGTGCGGCGGCGGCATGCCGCCCGACGTCCGCAGCGAACAGCTGCGCGCGTTCGTGGAAGGGTGCAGACAGGAAGGGTAGGGATTCCAACGTACGTCAGGACCGTCCGGAACAGCGGCGCACTCGGGGATCGCGCCCTGCCGGAACCCAAAGAAGGAATGCAGACGCGAAAGGGAGAGGCCGAACCATGACCGAGAAGGCACAGAAGACATACGCGCTGGTCGTGCCGACCAGCATGGGGCTGCGACTGACCCCGGACGACGCGCAGCCGTTCCACAGCAGCGATCGGTTCCACATGCACGCGACCAGCGCGGAGAGCAATGTGGCCAGCGTGGTTTCCTATCTCGGGCTCCCGGTCAAGGTGCTGACCGCGTTCGTCAGCGGGAGCCCCGTCTCGCACTTTATACAAACCAACCTGCGCAGCCGGGGGATGGCGATCGAAGGCCCCGGGTTCGAGCAGGGCGGACCGTGGGGGCTGCGCCACCAGATCAACATGGCCGACCGCGGGTGGGGCTCGCGGGGACCGCGGGTGCACAACGACCGCGCCGGCGAGGTCGCGCGCGGATTGCGGCCGGAGGACTTCGACCTGAACCGGATTTTCGGTCAGGAGGGCGCGCGGATCGTCCATCTCTCGGGCCTGATCGCGGCGCTCTCTCCGGAGACCGGCCGGCTGTGTCTGGAGATCGCCCGGGTGGCGCGGGAACACGGATCGCTGATCTCGTTTGATCTGAATCACCGCGCGAGCTTCTGGAAGGGACGCGAGCGCGAACTCGCGGAGGTGTTTGCCGGAATCGCCGCGAACAGCGATATCCTGGTCGGCAACGAAGAGGACTTCCAGCTCTGTCTCGGGATCGAGGGTCCGGAGTCCGGCGGAAAGGGGCTGGAGGCGAAGATCGACGACTTCAAGGAGATGATCGGCCGCGTGCAGTCCGCGTATCCCGGCGCCTCGCGGTTCGCGACCACGCTGCGGGAAGTACACTCCGCCAACCGCCACCTGTGGGGCGCCCTGGCCGTACAGGACGGCGAGTGGGAGGTCATCCGCCCGCGTGAGATCGGAGTGCTGGACCGGATCGGCGGCGGCGACGGCTTTGTCGGCGGGCTGCTGTACGGTACACTCAAAGAGTGGGATATCCACCGCTGCGCGCAGTTCGGATGGGCCTGCGGCGCGCTGGCGGCGACGCTGCGAACCGACTACGCCCAGCCGGTCAGCGAGGAGCAGGTCTGGGGCATCTGGGAAGGCAATGCGCGGGTCAGGCGCTAGGTTTTTATCATAAACGGAGGAACGACGATGAACGCGGATATCGGACTGATCGGTCTGGCGGTGATGGGAGAGAACCTGGTGCTCAACATGGAGAGCAAAGGGTTCAGCGTGGCGGTCTACAATCGTACGACCGAGAAGGTCGACCGCTTTGTCGGCGGACGCGGCGCGGGC
It contains:
- a CDS encoding IS1634 family transposase; translated protein: MYLKCHRRRKDGKEHRYWSIVESVRTRRGVMKRPLLYLGELNDSQKAQWCSALDVLDESTDSVRQISLFPEDRTPPPEVSHPVRIRLSRLSLHHPRQWGGCWLAMELWNELDLDRFWSPRLPASRKGTGWLHVLKTLVTYRLLDPGSEWRLHRDWFKASAMADLLGEDESIAAKNTLYRCLDKLGEHKADLFSFLKTQWRLLFDASYEVLLYDLTSTYFECDVPEREGLRKFGYSRDKRSDCVQVVIALIVTPEGFPVAYEVMPGNTSDKTTLPDFLRRIEAQYGKMNRLWIMDRGIPTEDALEQMRAEGASYLVGTPRGRLSKLEDQLFGQPWRQVQEQIEVKLARDGEDLYVLTRSGSRCDKERSMRQRKLKKLWKRLHQLGGMKNLKRDELLLKLGAAKQEAGKAWGLVDLRLPQPREAVTPESFHFRLNRKKLRKARRGEGTYLLRTNLAAEQPEELWKQYMVLNEVEQAFKELKNDLDIRPVYHQKDERIEAHIFVSFLSYALQVTLKQRAKARAPGLTPRAILEKFKAVQMIDVHLPTTDGRTLILPRYTQPEKDLQLLLHQLNLTLPEQPPPRLEELKKKCGADL
- a CDS encoding four helix bundle suffix domain-containing protein; this translates as MRTNEKNESHESHGSHDSHPVLPPSGDYQTLLSFQKAEVVYDITFRFAHKYLSRGDRTVDQMIQSARSGKKNILEGSKAALTSKETEIKLTNVARASLEELLDDYLDFLRVRDLTIWEPNSKEALFVRNLGRQEPQTFELYREFVETRPPETVANIAICLIHQTNYLVDQQLRRLEQDFVNPSFPVRRRKRLFSSISVQRSAPHFFFSSSSRGGGCSGSVRLSWCSRS
- a CDS encoding LacI family DNA-binding transcriptional regulator, whose translation is MVSQRNIAERLGVSVALVSRVLSGTADEIGIAAATQQRVLETAERLGYVPNAAALSLKGKATRTVGVAVYDFNDPFFGMMIHRIQEQAHRHEYSLVLAGFVNRVPDERDLRPLHKHAIDALIIVGSDAGAPWLESFTQLPVVRVGHGPSEERSVRLTTDEEDAAEKLIDHLAAHDRRRLRFLSQKLPAHRLRERKLRDAARDAGLGFTAAAPQSSGGFEAGYESARRWPGSGARADALVCATDRMAMGALKALHERGIDVPGEVAVTGFDDIPFAAKFIPALTTVRQDVDAMAGRVFESLMTPADPEEILFPGKLVIRDSG
- a CDS encoding SDR family oxidoreductase, producing the protein MNDYFDLGGRVVAVTGAAGVLAGGTARYLQQRGATAVYLDLEGERLDAALEQAKGISDKCAAFPCDVLDRDRLAQVRDEVKRTFGRVDALINGAGGNMAGATIGPEQEVFDLEVEAYDRVLDLNLKGTVLPTLAFAEAFREQRAGCVVNFSSMAAGRALTRVLGYSNAKAAVENFTRWMATELAQKYGDGLRVNAVAPGFFIGEQNRRLLTNEDGSYTERGRQVIDQTPFGRFGEAHEVYGTVHYLLSDAASFVTGAVIPIDGGFSAYSGV
- a CDS encoding uroporphyrinogen decarboxylase family protein produces the protein MTDHQWELLCRIVAGEAVETPPVGFIIDSPWLPGWHGVSTLSYYASDRAWLEANLNAVESFPEVMFIPGFWSEFGMCTEPSAFGAKCSWETDALPHAHRVITEAARAGEIAKPDVRRDGLLPFVIERLAGAQPAMREAGHEIRFAVSRGPLNIASFLMGTTEFLLALYTEREACEALLKTITDFVVDWIGYQKERFDTIDAVLVLDDIVGFVGEEDYLQFAHPYLERIFQSFPFSVKAFHNDAKGLVCAPHLSGAGINLFNFAFEHGLDEMRALCGEEVTLWGNLPPRDTLAAQSPDEVRAAAADMVRGCTDPRRVLFSCGGGMPPDVRSEQLRAFVEGCRQEG
- a CDS encoding sugar kinase, producing the protein MTEKAQKTYALVVPTSMGLRLTPDDAQPFHSSDRFHMHATSAESNVASVVSYLGLPVKVLTAFVSGSPVSHFIQTNLRSRGMAIEGPGFEQGGPWGLRHQINMADRGWGSRGPRVHNDRAGEVARGLRPEDFDLNRIFGQEGARIVHLSGLIAALSPETGRLCLEIARVAREHGSLISFDLNHRASFWKGRERELAEVFAGIAANSDILVGNEEDFQLCLGIEGPESGGKGLEAKIDDFKEMIGRVQSAYPGASRFATTLREVHSANRHLWGALAVQDGEWEVIRPREIGVLDRIGGGDGFVGGLLYGTLKEWDIHRCAQFGWACGALAATLRTDYAQPVSEEQVWGIWEGNARVRR